DNA from Pelodiscus sinensis isolate JC-2024 chromosome 1, ASM4963464v1, whole genome shotgun sequence:
AGAATCCCCTTTTATACAACAGAATCGAAATTAGTTTCCTGACAGTTTCCTGCTGACCTTTAAGGCTAGTTACAGATCATAGCTTAACGATAGCATTACTATAAGACCTCTAAACATGaaaatttatttaaattactATTCTTAGCATGCTCAACTGTTACCCACATGATAGACCTTAGATATAATTCCAGGGTCCCTTCCTGGCATTTATCCCAAGATGTATCAGTGGGGCAACCTGATGACTCAGCGATAAACTAAGGCCCCTGCCTTTGTAATGTTGCTTGTTTGGGCATCCTACCCTGTCCTTTGCTTCAGAGCCACACTGTTCTCAGGTTTGTAGTCCACCTACCATCACTGGCAGTTTGCTTTCTGGCTAATTCAGTGTTGCTGTAACCATGACTGTCTCAGGATCCTAGTGTCACAATCTGGGGAACAACATTTCTGCTGAGGATGTGatagagattcccaaacctgacccatcttttgtaggtgacaaatctgaggaattgtctcagattgatgtctcattagaggaggttttggaattaatagataaactgaacagtaataagtcaccgggaccagatggtattcacccaagagttccaaaagaactcagatgtgaaattatGGAACtcttaactgtggtttgtaacctatcctttaaaactGCTCTTGTActcaatgactggaagatagctaacgtgatgccaatatttaaaaagggctctaacgtcagtaccgggcaaattagttaaaacaatagaaagaataaaatggtcagacacatagaagaacataatttactGGGCAAAaggcaacatggtttctgtaaagggaaatcctgtcttactaatctattagagttattTGAACGGGTCAACAAACGTgaacaaggaggatccagtggatatagtgtgcttagatttctagaaagcctttgacgaggtCCCTCACTGAAGGCTCTTAGGTAAATTAAGTTGTCAGGGGATAAGAGGGAAAATCCTTTGATGgactgagaactagttaaaagacaggatagaacgagtaggaataaatggtaaattttcagaatggagaggggtaactagtgatgttccccaaggatcagtcctaggACCACTCCTATTCAACGCAatgataaatgatctggagaaagggttaaacagtgaggtggcaaagtttacagACAAAACTAAACTgatcaagataattaagaccaaagcagactgtgaagaacttcaaaaaatcTGAccaaactcagggtatgtctagactacatgtctctgtcagcagaggcatgtgaAATAGGCTACctaacatagtcaatgaagtcaggatttaaatattcccatcttcattaaaataaaaatggccaccgtgctgttccggctcagctgatcgtcggcacagcatagCAGTCAAGACGCGGGTCGGTAGACAGGGGAAGcgtttgtcgaccgctccgttatgcctcgtgacataccctaagtgattaggcaacaaaatggcaaatttaaTGTGactaaatgtaaagtaatgcacattggaaaaaataaccccaactatacataatatatgatgggggctaatttagctaccactaatcaggaaagagatcttggagtcatcgtggatagttctctgaagatgtccacgcagtgtgcaacggcaggcaaaaaaagcaaacaggatgttaggaatcattaaaacgtggatagagaataagatggagaatatcttattcctcttctataaatccatgggacacccacatcttgaatactgtgcacagatgtggcctcctcatctcaaaaatgatatactAGCATTAGGAAAAGTTCAGAgcagggcaactaaaatgattagagataCGTAACaagtctcatatgaggagagattaaagagactaggacccTTCATCTTGAAAAAGGGGAGACTAAgagggtatatgatagaggtctaaaaaacCATGAGTGATACGCAGAacgtaaataaagaaaagttatttacttaaaGCCATAATCTAAcaactagggggcaccaaataaattaataggcagcagctttaaaacaaataagttcttcttcacacagtgcaccgctcagtggtttgagcattagcctgctaaacccacatttgtgagttcaatccttgcagagaccacccagggatttggggcaaaaaaacctgagggatggtacttggttctgttgagcaggtaggggactggactcaatgacctttcaaggttccttccagctctaggagataggcaatctccaaaaACTTTTAATTATTGGgctgcatggacctttggtctaacccaatatggccattcttatgttcttatgttggctGAGGAAATAGAGACAACCGTTCCAGTGTACCCATTGGAAGTCCATTGTTACAACACCCCTACAGTTCATAGAACACCTAGCATTAATGTCCAAGTGCCAAAGCATTATCTTTTGCCTTCCTTAGTTCAGCAGGAAGTTTCTGCTACAGCACAGATAAAACAACTTGATCACCCGTCTCAAGATCTCTTGTGTGGTCACCCCATAAATGATGGGGTTTAACATGGGGGGAATGAGCAGATGGAGGTTGCCCAGGAGGTTGAGAATAGATCCAGGGATGATGTGCCCCAATTGGTTGGCAAAAGAGGTGAAAAAGGAGGGTATGTAGAACATCAGTATGACAGAGACGTGAGAGCCGCAGGTGCGCAGAGCCTTGAGCCGGGCATCCTTGGATGGGAGCAGGAAGACGGCCCTGAGGATCAGCATGTAAGAGACAGCAATGAGCGCAACATCCAAACCAAATGCTAGAAGAGCTGTGACTATGCCATGCAATTCGTTGAGTGTGATATCGCTGCAGGCCAGCCGGGATAAGGCCTTGTGCTGACAATAGGTGTGAGGCAGGAGGTTGGTTCTGCAGAACTTCAGTCGCTTCACGAGAAAGATGGCAGGGAAAATGAGACAGAAACTCCTTGTGAGAACAGCCAGCCCGATCTTCCCGATCACAGGCTTGGTGAGCAGGGTGGTGTATCTCAGGGGGTTGCAGATGGCAACGTACCGATCAaacgccatggccagcaggatggCCGACTCGGCGATAAAACTGACATGGacgaagaacatctgggtgaggcaggcatcaAAAGAaatttcccctgccctgaaccagaaTAGATCCAGCATCTTGGGCACTGTGGTGGTGGATAACAGCAGATCAGCAGCGGCCAGCATGGACAGGAAaaggtacatgggctcatggaggctttgTTCTGTCAGTATGATGAACAAGAGGAGAGAGTTCCCCAGAAGTGACGCAATGTACATCAGACAGAAGGGGGTGGCGAGCCAGAAGTTAGACTCCTCTGTTCCAGGAAAGCCGGTCAGGATGAAAGTGACAGGGTCAAATATGCTGTGATTGTTGGCTGGCATCACGCACTATCCCTCGGAATTTCCACTCAGCTTCCAGGAACTAACAGCAAAAGGAAAAATATCAGTGGGAACCGAAGTGTGAGCAAGGATTATGCAGGGGGTGATGACGGTTTCCCCTGGGGCTCACGTGAGAAATGAAGTGACCCCCGCAGCCAGCCTCCCCTCACACTGTGGTGCTAGAACAAGCTGTAGACCTGCTCCCTTTTGTGCCCTTCCACCAGCATTCCCATGGGGTAACATCCTGTTTTGATTACACGAGCCACTGGGTATAAACTGAAaattgggaggctgcagccaAATTAAGCACAAACTTCctagcatgcagtgtagactctcGCTCCCTCCCTCAATGAAGAGAGGAACAGACGTTGACCCCCCCGCTGTAATTTTCCCAGGCATTTCTCTGCAACTCACTGCTTTAAAGAAAACCAAAGCAAATTTATTAACCACAAGCTGCAGGATTTAATTGATAGCAAATAGATCAAAGCAGATCACCTGACAAACACTTTATCACCCTAGCAAATGATACAGGCAAGCTGGCAGATTCTCAAGGTCCAAACTGCACGTGCTGTATAGCTTGGAATCCCCAGGGTTTGCACAGCACGGAAGAAATTTCTGTAGCCTGGGCCCAGCACTTCCCCAAAGCTCAGTCTTTCATCCTTGGGGGTTTGCAAGAGTCTGGTTGTCTGGGGAGTGAAGAAAAAAAGGTGAAAGCACTTTGCGTCTTTAGCCTGTGGTGGGACCCACATTTCAAATGTGTTTTCTAGAACTCTTGGAGGAAAGCTACAGACATCCCAGGAtggagtcataagaacataagaacggccgtactgggtcagaccaaaggtccatctagctcagtatcctgtctgccaaaagtggccagcaccaggtgccccagagagggtggaccgaagacaatgatcaagcgacttgtctcctgccatctctctccagcctctaacaaacagaggccaaggacaccattttatcccctggctaatagccttttatggacctaacctccatgaatttatccagcttctctttaaactctataaACTCTAAACTGCACAGGCCCATGGCTGGTCACATGCCCTGCAGAGTGATAGCATCTAGTATCCAAGATTCGCCAGGTGGGAGACAAACTTCTCTCTAAGCCTATTGTTTTACACAATGGCTCATTGTCCTGAataggcccctcccccccaattgaaAGCATCTTGTCAAGTTTACATGACCCAGCTGTAACCACAATGGAATTACAGATACAACTTAGGATACAGAAACAGTGACTGAAAACAAGTAGCAAATCAGAACATATCCAGTgattcttcacataacacatctTGTACAAACTGCATCCTGATGCTATCATAGCGTCATAATGTCACCATGACTAATACGAAGTGCACACAGACTCACAGATACCATCGAAAACTTCtttgtggccatgtctacacaaggaaactatttcaacttTACTCAATTTGACCTAACTTTGGATCTAACAAGATCGATCTAGCGTGTCCAAAATATGAGGAAGCCTTGAAATTCATCCAAGGCAGGCCTCATTAATGTAAATATGgtgccttggacttagagccccagaaaacaCGGGAGTAATTCGTTCAAATTCctccgggggggagggagttattttgaatagtGGCACTGGAGTATCCAtacaactgctatttcaaaataactatttcagaactaGTGGGAGTGCAGATTTAGAAGTCAGTGGCCCACTTCAAAATAATGGAGtctagtagtgtggatgctgtgCTTATAAATTCAGCCTAAGgagggttattctgaaataaaggtctagtgtagatcaggaggctacgtctagactggccacaaattccggaaaagggatgcaaatcaggtaagtcagcatagggaaatccgcgggggatttaaatatcccccgcggatttaaataaacatgtccgccgctttttttccggcttggggaaaagccggaaaaaaagcgtctagacttcaggtaggaataagagatcctccggaaaagggctttattccggaggatcgcgccagtctagacgctttttttccggctttcccccaagccggaaaaaaagcggtggacatgtttatttaaatccgcgggggatatttaaatcccccgtggatttccctatgctgacttacctgatttgcatcccttttctggaatttgtggccagtctagacgtagctggacTGTGTGACAGTTGTCTCTCAAGTTGGACCACAAATACAAAAATGCTCTCTAGCTACGGAAGGTTTCTATTCCCAAAAAGGAAAGATGGTTGGATGCTTCTGACCCTAGTTAAGTAGCGTGTGCCCCTCCTTTGGTCTATTTCCACAGCAGAATCCCTCCTCCACATGCTTTCCCTCGCAGCACGACAGTGACTCTGAAAATGAGTTAAAGCAGCCATACAAGTGGTTCCTTCTCCCCTTACCCCAGGTTCACACTCGCTGCTGTGGAGTCACCCCCGGTGATGGTGGCATGAGGGCAAAGCCTGTTTCATTCCCAAGACCTTGACCCACGAAAC
Protein-coding regions in this window:
- the LOC102456740 gene encoding olfactory receptor 52B2-like yields the protein MPANNHSIFDPVTFILTGFPGTEESNFWLATPFCLMYIASLLGNSLLLFIILTEQSLHEPMYLFLSMLAAADLLLSTTTVPKMLDLFWFRAGEISFDACLTQMFFVHVSFIAESAILLAMAFDRYVAICNPLRYTTLLTKPVIGKIGLAVLTRSFCLIFPAIFLVKRLKFCRTNLLPHTYCQHKALSRLACSDITLNELHGIVTALLAFGLDVALIAVSYMLILRAVFLLPSKDARLKALRTCGSHVSVILMFYIPSFFTSFANQLGHIIPGSILNLLGNLHLLIPPMLNPIIYGVTTQEILRRVIKLFYLCCSRNFLLN